Proteins from one Anastrepha obliqua isolate idAnaObli1 chromosome 2, idAnaObli1_1.0, whole genome shotgun sequence genomic window:
- the LOC129239014 gene encoding protein-lysine N-methyltransferase EEF2KMT, protein MKDHCQGFIDVLKYQFLCCHPLHCIDWEAIPLDLTWEQQLQLIEHTFLHPLNQKYPIKIGYQLNFLKQLLQQLEKRYDEVHDSVYESYCAVQLRVAQDATEKYAYKHYLQPALSVALTLRESKSFVAAGTTGLCSWQASIALADYLVQNSDIVREKCILELGAGTGLCGMILAQCCEVRHLLLTDGSRECVELMKENVRRNFAEAIETSNGSYVINDKLLNLCELEWGGIEQMEWPSAFKTDVILAADVVYDDTVFDSLTYAIDYVFKVKKDVCEMLLAATVRNEHTLQKFLNMLDSLHFQYAEREVIPLDRCNFYWDRTTPVKIFHITRQS, encoded by the exons ATGAAAGACCACTGCCAAGGATTCATCGATGTACTCAAATATCAGTTTCTTTGTTGTCATCCCTTGCATTGCATTGATTGGGAG GCAATACCACTGGACCTTACCTGGGAGCAGCAACTGCAGCTGATAGAGCATACATTTTTGCATCCTCTTAATCAAAAATATCCAATTAAAATCGGCTATCAACTGAATTTCCTCAAACAGCTGCTGCAGCAATTGGAAAAAAGATATGACGAAGTGCATGACAGCGTATATGAAAGTTACTGTGCTGTACAGCTCCGTGTTGCGCAGGATGCAACGGAGAAATATGCTTACAAGCATTACTTACAGCCAGCACTGAGCGTCGCTCTCACACTACGTGAATCCAAAAGCTTTGTGGCGGCGGGCACAACAGGACTATGCAGTTGGCAAGCTTCGATTGCATTAGCTGATTATTTAGTGCAAAATAGCGATATAGTGCGCGAAAAATGCATTCTCGAATTGGGTGCCGGCACTGGTTTATGTGGAATGATTTTGGCACAGTGTTGTGAGGTGCGACATTTATTACTAACCGATGGTAGCCGCGAATGCGTTGAACTGATGAAGGAGAACGTGCGCCGAAATTTCGCAGAAGCTATAGAAACAAGTAATGGCAGCTATGTAATAAACGACAAATTGCTGAATTTGTGCGAGCTGGAATGGGGTGGTATCGAGCAAATGGAATGGCCAAGCGCATTCAAAACGGATGTAATATTAGCAGCAGATGTTGTGTATGACGACACAGTATTCGATTCCTTAACATATGCCATTGACTATGTGTTTAAGGTGAAGAAAGATGTCTGCGAGATGTTGCTTGCGGCAACAGTGAGAAATGAGCACACGCTGCAAAAGTTTCTCAATATGCTAG ATTCATTGCACTTCCAATATGCCGAGAGGGAGGTGATACCTTTGGATAGGTGCAATTTTTACTGGGATCGTACGACACCTGTCAAAATATTCCATATAACGCGCCAAAGCTAG